Sequence from the Candidatus Accumulibacter similis genome:
CGGGTCGGGCCGGCGATCTTGGCCATCAGGCGGCCGAGGTGAGGCTCCTCGACGGCATCGAGTCGGCCGGACCGGTCCTTGGCGGGGTAGCCCCACGCGTTCAGCGTGTGGCAGACGAAGGCGCGGTAACTCGAACCGTCGTCAGCCTTGAGTTCGGCGAGGGTGATCACCTCATCGACGATGCCGGGCAGTTCGAGGCCCGTCTTCGAACCGTCGATCTGCAACGAGAAGACCCGGCGATTGAAATCGTCGAGTCGCTCATCGAGGATGCCGACGAACCAGACGTTCTTGCCGCGCGTGTGCTGCAGGTGGGTCAGCCAGGCGATCATTTCCTGGCCCATCAGGCCGTAGGCGCCCCGACTGTCGGGCTTGCCGGTCTTCTCGGAGTAGGCCTGCGGCTGGCCCTTGCACCATTGCAGACAAAGGCGGCCAGCGACGGTGATCGAGTCG
This genomic interval carries:
- a CDS encoding ATP-binding protein, producing the protein MALPIISADQRLAERRGVKGVLVGKSGIGKTSQLWALQPTATLFFDLEAGDLAVEGWPGDTLRPRTWQECRDFAVFIGGPNPALREDQSFSSAHFDAVCARFGSPSVLDRYETIFVDSITVAGRLCLQWCKGQPQAYSEKTGKPDSRGAYGLMGQEMIAWLTHLQHTRGKNVWFVGILDERLDDFNRRVFSLQIDGSKTGLELPGIVDEVITLAELKADDGSSYRAFVCHTLNAWGYPAKDRSGRLDAVEEPHLGRLMAKIAGPTRPAPERLDFARRLTPSIPTQES